The Candidatus Methylomirabilis limnetica genome contains the following window.
CGCTTCTTCAAATGTCACATGCATTGTCTTCTCCTTCTGTTAGGGCCTCATAAAAGGCGAGGCGTCCATGGTCTTGCTCAAAACTACAACTCCCCCCGTCTATTGCATGCAGCTTGGGTCATCCTCAGAACCAGCCTCGGTACTTGAAATATACTCCCATCGCCACTCCAACGGTAATCATCGCCAGTAACGCATACATCCAGCCAAGTGAGCTTTCGAGCCATGGCAGGTTGGGAAAATTCATTCCAAAAAAGCCGGTAATGAGCAGGAAAGGAATGGCCACGGTGGCCCAGAAGGTCAGGCTCTTCATGATTTCATTGGTGCGATTGGCGGTGGCGGAAAGGTGGACGTCAAGCACGCCGGTGAGGATGTCGCGATAGGTTTCAGCAAAATCGAGAGCGCGGACGATGTGGTCGTAGATGTTACGGAAATATGGCTGTTGCGAACGGAACCATGGTTCGGCGCGGTAGAGAAGATGATTGATCGCCTCGCGCCCAGCCAGGGCCACGCGGCGAAAATCAATCAACGCGCGGCGGAGCGCAAAGATATCTGCCAGCAGCCGGGGCGTGGGATTATCGAGGATCTGCTCCTCGATTTGCTCGATGCGGTCCTCCACGGTGTCGAGCACGGGCAGATACTGGTCGGCCATGAAGTCGAGCATGTGCTGAAGCAGGCGGCCCGGATGGGCCATCGTGGGGTCGGAGCGAAATGTCGGAAGCACGGCCGCCACGGTGCGGCTGGGCGTGGGGCCTTCGCGGACGCTCACCAAAAAATCTTTGCCGACAAAGAAATTGATCTCGCCAAACCAGCACTCCTGTTTCTCCGGGTTAAAGTGGATGGAGTTGAAAATAAGGAACAGGTGGCCATCATACTCTTCGAGCTTGGCGCGCTGGCGATAATTACGGCAGTCCTCGATGGCCAACTCGTGCAGGCCAAGCTGAGCGGCCAGCTCGTCGAGCGCAGGGCCCTTGGGATCGTCCACGTGATACCAGCAAAAGCCATTGCGCTCCCCGATCAGGCATGCGGCAGCAGCAGGGCCGATCATCTTTGTACCGTAAGTCCCTTGTTATTCATATCAAGAGATTGTTGGCCTGTTCGCCGGCTTCTTGAAGCATGGGTGTGAGGCTTGGCGGGGGACTTGCGCCAAGTAAGATCGGAGGAAGAGAGGGAATGAGTTAGGCCGAACGACCCTAGGCCTCACAACGACCTGACAACAGATAGGCGACGACGTCTGCGGCAGTGTAGCTCGTCCGGCCGCCCAGGAAGCCACCGATAGTCGCGAGGTCGTCGCCGCTGGTAACGATCGGCGGCTCCTCGGTGCCGTTGGGATTGATCTGCGGGTGGCCGATGACGGAGAGCAGCGCGTTGCACAGGCACTGGCGGTCGATCGTGTCCTCCAGCTTGCCACCCTTTTTCACGTAGGCGGCCTCAGGCTCACTGGGACACCGATAGTCCACTTTTCCATCCGCCGTCATGAAGGCGACGCGCAGGTACCCCATATCGCAGATCCGCTCGCGCGTTGCGCCCACGGCGGGATTCTCGGCCCATTCCACGACCTTGATTGGAAAGCCGGTGGGCGATACGCGGGGCTTCGTGCGAACGTCTACCTCGCCGCGGGCCGCATGGGCTAGCACCGAACGCTTGATCGGCTCTGCTAGTCCCGATTCGTCGCAGAAGGCGAAGAGCGTCCCGACCTGGACTCCGGCGGCTCCATCCTTACGCGCCTCAATCAGGCGCTCGGGGTGTCCGGTCCCGCCCGCCACCCAAAACGGCAGCCCCAGCTCCTTGATCTTCGCGAGGTCCACCTTGTCGTTTTCGCTGTAGATCGGCTCGCCGCGCTCGTTGAATCGTGGCTCACCGCGGGGCGGGGCGTTGTGGCCACCGGCGGTGGGGCCCTCGATCACGAATCCATCCACCTGGCCGGTCGCCTTACGGGCGAGCATCTTCGCCAGGGAGTTGCTCGCCACGATCGGGAGGAACTTCGGCCGCGCAAGCGGTGCCGGCGGCGTCTCCCAATGGATGCCGGGGTCAAACTCGAGGTATTCGACGGCGCCGGAGGGTAGTCCCTCCACGTCGAATCGGAGCCGGGCCGGCTGGTGCCCAGCGAGCAAGTCGAGCACCCCTCCGATCTCTCGCGGGATCCCGGCGCCCATCAGAACGTAGTCGACCCCGGCGAGCATTGCGCCGTAGAGCGTCGGCAGTGCGAGCATCTGAACTTTGGTGAGCAGGTTGATGCCGACCGGCGCATCGTGTCCCTCCTTGGCGAGGAACACTTCGACGAATGTGGCCAACATGGTGAGCTCCTGCCGAGCGGGAGAGACCACCTGGCGGTACATGGGGAGCATCGTGTACGGCTCGCCCGGCGCCCGACCCTCGGGCCGATAGTAGCGGCGTATGGCCTCGTCCGCGGCGCGACGGATCGGGAACTGCTCGATCCCGCGGCGCATGTGGCCGCCGCGATCGCCATCCTGCAGGCGACGTACGAACACCGTATCGATGCCGGTGCCGGAGACGACACCCATCTGGCCAGTTCGTGCCACGGCGTTGGCCAGCCGCCAGTTGGAGACAGCGGCACCCATACCGCCTTGAATGATCAGGGGAAGCGTTGAGCGCTCTTTGATGGAAGAAGCATGGCACCGATGATCCGCTCCCGCGCCTTCCCCGGGTGCGCTCGATAAGGGCTTCTTCATGCTGCCACGCGACCGGTTGCACAACCACGCGAGAGCGAGTGGTGGGGCTCGGCTCGATCCGCATCGCAGGCCCGGCATGCTGTAGTGAGTCGTGCGCGATTTGAGCCGGCCACCAGCCCGCTCCGCGCACCACCGCCTGCTATTGCCGAGCACCCTTCCCAAATATGAGATCGTTGATTGTGGCGCATTCTAGGGGGTCACTGTTTTATACATCTTGCGCAAAAATCTGCTTAGGGACGTTTTCTACAGCCTCAATCGTGATAGGGAAGAGCCTCGCGGCCCCGCTCCTCCCACACCACCTTACATACGGATCACGTATGTGTGTCACTGGTCACAAGGAAATGTACCACAAATGGTCATGAAAAGTGTATCAGAGTTGAAATAGGTACGGGCACTATTTCGTAAGACCCTTTCTTGGTCTTCCTCTATGCGAAACGCTTATAACTCGCCCCAGTTTCCTGCTCAATTCCCCGATGAACCCATCCCTCCCCAGTGGTCGCCCTGTCATAGTGTGCCTTCGAATCGTTTCCACGTCTGGGGCATTATCGTCCAAATCGATGTGTTCTCTCCATGACTCCATGGAAACGCCCACTGATTCCTTTATCTCAATGACATCGACCATCTCACTCGTTCCACCGATGTGAGCGGCCGCACTGGACCATTTCCATTGCCAAGGCCTGTTGACCATCCTGGCCCGCACCGGATTCCTCTCAACATATCGCATTGCCGCCATAAGATACGGCTCATCAAGCAGACAGGAATAAAAGCGTCCCTGCCACAAGTGCCCGGAGGCCTTTCTCTCTTTGTTGAAATACTGAGCATACCGCATATGGGCCACGCTGAACACTTTAGCCAACGATGCCTCTTCCTGCGGTTGGACAATGAAATGAACGTGATTGTCCATTAAGCAATAGGCCCATATCGACAGGTGAAATTTGCGGCTGTATTCATTAACCCAGGATAAGTATCGAGAACGATCTTCGTCGTTACGAAAGACCGCCTGGCGATAATTCCCTCTTTGCGTAATATGGTAAGGGTGGCCGGGTGCAACGATTCGAGCAATCCGTGGCATGCAAGATCATTAGAGCAAACACCCTAAATTGTCAAATAAATAGTGTCTGTCCCTATTTAATCTGCTAGGATGAGCGAAACAGGAAGCGAGGAGGCTTTATGAAGAGAACAGGCGGCGCGAGCGCGCGACCACCGGCGAGGGGCGCTCTCATCCATTATCACGAGATCGCCCTCAAGGGGAAAAATCGGAGCTTCTTCCTGAAGCAGCTTGAGGCCAATATCCTGCTGGCCACGCGTGATCTCGACTGCGGTCCACTCAAGCGACTAGCCGGTCGGCTGTTCCTGGAGATGCGCGAGGAGACCTCGTGGGAGGTCCTGCGACAGCGGCTGAGCCGTGTCTTCGGGATTGCGAATTTCGCCCCTGCCGTCATGATGGCGCCTGATCTGGAGTTACTCGCGCAGCGGATCGAAGAGGAGGTCTCCAGCCGTTCATTTCACAGCTTTCGCGTGGCGGCCCGTCGCGCCTTCAAGACCTTTCCGCAGACCTCCCAGGAGATCAACGAGATAATCGGGGCCAGGGTGCAGCGCATCTGTGGCGCCCGCGTCGATCTCACCAATCCGGAGCTGACGATATACATCGAGATACTCCCTGCAGAGGCCTTTGTCTACTTCGATAAACTGTTGGGCCCGGGGGGCCTCCCGGTGGGGACCAGCGGGACGGTCGCGTGTCTGCTGTCAGGCGGGATCGATTCTCCGGTTGCGGCCTACCGGATGATGAAGCGTGGGTGCCGTGTCGTCTTCGTCCACTTCCATAGCCAGCCGTTCGCTGACCGAACCTCACAAGAAAAAGCGATCGAACTGGCGCGACTCCTCACCCGGTACCAGTTTGCTTCTCGCCTCTACCTGGCGCCCTTCGGCGAGCTCCAGCAGGAGGTCGTCTCCCACGTCACCGGACGCATGAGGATCGTTGTGTATCGACGGCTGATGCTGCGAATCGCCGAACAGATCGCCCGCAAGGAAGGCGCCCAGGCTCTGGTGACCGGCGAGAGTCTCGGTCAGGTGGCGTCACAAACCATTGAAAACATCGCCACCATCGAGCAGGCATCCACCTTACCGATTCTACGGCCCTTGATCGGTATGGACAAGGACGAGATCACGCAGCAGGCACAGCAGATTGGCAGCTACGAGGTCTCCATCATTCCCGACCAGGACTGCTGTTCGATGTTTCTGCCAAGGCAGGTGGCGACGCACACGACTCACCGCGAGGCCGAACTCGCCGAGCGCCCCCTTGACCTTGAGCGACTCGTGGCGCAGGCTCACTCTGCCGCGTACTCCCTTGAGCTGTCGTTTCCTGGTTGAGCAGCGATTCGGCTTTCAGCAATCAGCGGTCAGCGCCTTCGCTTCCAGAATTGTGGATCGCCTTTCACGGCCCATCATTTTGCTGAAAGCTGATGGTTGATCGCGCAAGGGCTGTACTTCACTTCTCCGACTGGTACTTCGGGACGGCCAGTAAGCGGATATAGGCGACGATGTCCTTGATCTCCATGTCGTTGAGCACCCCCCCAAAGCCACTCATCAGCGGGCTGAACTTCTCTGACGCGCTGCCATTTTTGATGACATTGATCAATTGCGCATCGGTTCTGACATTCATGTACTTGCCGTCCGTAAGGTTCCGCGGCTTGGGATTTAGAAAAGCCGCTGCCGGCCCATTCCCATCACCCGCTGAACCGTGACACGGAACACAGAAGGTCGTAAACTTCTCCGGAGCCTTGGGCTCGGCGGTAGCCGGCACGGCTGTCCAGGCCCCTGCGCAGCCCACGACCAAAGCAGTTAGCAGAACCACTTGAACGGTCGCTTTTCTCACCATCGATTCCTCCTGTAAAGTGGTTCCCACTCATCGCATACAATGAGCAACTAGCAACTTGCTAAAGTCTGCGCTCCAGATTTTCCTATGTCAAGAGGAAGTTGACCTATCCTTTAGAAGCCCAAAACCTGTTGACTTTTCATGTGATTCCGGCTAGGTTGAGCCCGATATTTGGGTATTGTTTGGTGATGCGAAGAGAGGGGTACAATGGCGCACGCGTATTTCAAGGGGCAGTTCGTTCCGCTTGATCAAGCCAAGGTTAGCATCCAGAACAATACCTTCCAGTACGGGACCGGCATCTTCGAGGGAATTAGAGCCTACTGGAACCCGGATGAGAGGCAGCTCTACCTGTTCCGCATGGTGGAACACTACGTCCGGCTGCTCAGAAACTGCCGAGTCCTGAAGCTCAACATCGTCAAGGACGAGAAAGAGTTGTCGGAAATCACCCTGGAATTGCTCAGGAGAAACCACCCCGAAACCGACACCTATATCCGGCCGATTGCGTATGTCGATTCTGATGGGATCGGCCCGAAGTTCATCGGCTATTCCGCCGGTTTCGCCATGTACACACTCCCGCTTGGCGACTACATCGACGTCTCAAAGGGGATCAAGGTGGGCTTTTCTTCCTGGCGCCGCATCAACGATAACGCCATCCCGGCCCGCTGCAAGGTCACTGGCGGCTATGTCAACTCCGCATTGGCCAAGACCGAGGCTCTCGAACATGGTTACGATGAGGCGATCTTCCTCACCGAGGGGGGCTTTATCTCTGAAGGATCGGCAGAGAATATCTTTCTCGTCAGGGGGGGAAAGTTGATCACGCCCGCCCTGTCCGAGGATATCCTGGAAGGGATCACGCGCGAGACAGTGATCGAGCTGGCTCGGGAGGAGCTGGGCATCGAGACGATCGAGCGGCCCATCGGCAGGACGGAACTGTACGTCGCCGATGAGGCGTTTCTCTGCGGTACGGGCGCCCAGATATCGCCGATGATCGAGGTGGATAAACGGCCGCTGGGCACCGGTAGGATAGGGCCTATCAGCGCGAAGATTCAAGCGCTCTATTTCGACGTGGTCAAGGGAAAGCAGAAGAAGTACGCGCACTGGCTGACGCCAGTCTATTAAGAACAGGGTGGAGGGTTTAGGAAGACCCCTCCAACTGCTTGCGGAAGTATTCGATGGTGAGCACAAGCCCTTCAGCGATCTGCACCTTCGGCTCCCAGCCGAGTTTAGCCCTTGCCAAGCCAATATCCGGTTGACGGACACGAGGATCATCCAGCGGCAACGGGCAGATCTCAATGCCTGTGGTGAGGGCTGTCGAACCAGCAGACTGACCGCCGATTGACTTCAAGACCATGTGGGCAAGCTCAATCACCGTGAATTCATTGGGGTTCCCAACGTTGACTGGGTTGACCTCGTCCGACATCAACAGGCGGTACAGCCCTTCGACTAAATCAGAGACGTAACAGAAGCTTCGGGTCTGTAACCCGTCACCATACACCGTCAGGGGCTCGTCGCGCAGCGCCTGGTTGATGAAATTGGACACGACGCGTCCGTCGTTGGGTCGCATCCGGGGTCCATACGTATTAAAGATCCTGGCGATTCGGGTATCAAGCCCATGATACCGGTGATACGCCATAGTCATCGCTTCAGCGAACCGCTTCGCCTCGTCATACATCCCACGTGGTCCGATCGGATTCACGTTGCCCCAGTACTCCTCCCGCTGGGGGTGGATCAAGGGGTCGCCGTAGACCTCTGATGTCGATGCGAGCAGGAAGCGGGCGCCTTTGGCCTTGGCCAGGCCCAGGGCCTTGTGAGTTCCGAGAGAGCCAACCTTGAGGGTCTGGATCGGAAGGCGCTGATAATCGACGGGACTGGCCGGAGAGGCGAAATGGAGCACATAGTCCAGCGGGCCGTCGATGTACAGATACTCGGTGACGTCCTGCTTGATGAAACGGAACGCATCGTGCCCGCCCAAGTGGGCGACGTTGTCTATCCGGCCGGTGCTCAGGTTATCGAGACAGACGACCTCATGTCCTTCCTCGATCAAACGGTCGCACAGGTGGGAACCCAGAAATCCGACCCCACCCGTAATCAGTGCACGAGACATGGAACTCCTCTCATCGCCCGATCCCCATGTATTCGAACCCCATGGCCTTCATCTTGATCCAGAGCTGATCCTTCGGCTTCTTAAGCGCCTGCGCAATCGTAACTCTCAGGTGTTCAGGCTGTAGGCTGAAGGCTGTTAGTCTCTGCGCATGGACTGAACCAAGGGCCCAGATACCTTTTCGGTCTCCATCATTTTCGCGTCACATTCAGAAAACGCCTGGCTCATCTGTGCGCGTTCCAACAGTCTAAAAGACTACAGCCTATCTACCTGAGTAGTTACGCAGGATCTTCAATAACATACTCCTGCCAATCGAGCCCTACCCTCGCGAACGCGATCTGGACGAGCTACCGAACTGAATAGGTCTCGCCTGTGGCGATGACGTAATCATCGAGGCCCACCCGCAAGCTTCCTGACCTCCTGTGCCCGCTCCTTGGGACAGACCAGTACACCGTCCTTGGACGCTACCACAATCATCTCCGACAGCCCGACGGTTGCCACCCGCGGCCCGGTCGAGACAATGACCGACTGCGTCGTATCCAGGAGATGCACCTCACCCACGATCACGTTGCCGTCATCGTCTACGGGCAGCACTCGAGCCAACGCATCCCAGGTTCCCAGATCATCCCAGGCGAAATCGGCCCTGACCATCGCAACCCCCTCCCCCATCCGCTCCAACACGCCGTAATCTACCGACTGCTTCTTGAACGCGCTGTACTCCCGTTCCAGCGCCTCCTGTACCCCCCACGCCTCGCGGATGCGACAGAGGCCCGCCCACACCTCCGGCATATGCCTGGCAAGCAGACTTTGAATGGCGACATTTCGCCAGAGGAAGATGCCGCTGTTCCAGTAGTGATACCCGTCTGTTGCCAAACGCTCGGCCGTCTGCCGATCCGGTTTCTCCAGAAATCGACGGACGCGAAAAGCGCCGGGAGGCGAGGCCAGCGGCTCGCCGACCTCCAGATATCCGTACCCGGTCTCTGGCCGGGCAGGGGGGATTCCGAACAT
Protein-coding sequences here:
- the corA gene encoding magnesium/cobalt transporter CorA, whose protein sequence is MIGPAAAACLIGERNGFCWYHVDDPKGPALDELAAQLGLHELAIEDCRNYRQRAKLEEYDGHLFLIFNSIHFNPEKQECWFGEINFFVGKDFLVSVREGPTPSRTVAAVLPTFRSDPTMAHPGRLLQHMLDFMADQYLPVLDTVEDRIEQIEEQILDNPTPRLLADIFALRRALIDFRRVALAGREAINHLLYRAEPWFRSQQPYFRNIYDHIVRALDFAETYRDILTGVLDVHLSATANRTNEIMKSLTFWATVAIPFLLITGFFGMNFPNLPWLESSLGWMYALLAMITVGVAMGVYFKYRGWF
- a CDS encoding nitronate monooxygenase, with amino-acid sequence MGAAVSNWRLANAVARTGQMGVVSGTGIDTVFVRRLQDGDRGGHMRRGIEQFPIRRAADEAIRRYYRPEGRAPGEPYTMLPMYRQVVSPARQELTMLATFVEVFLAKEGHDAPVGINLLTKVQMLALPTLYGAMLAGVDYVLMGAGIPREIGGVLDLLAGHQPARLRFDVEGLPSGAVEYLEFDPGIHWETPPAPLARPKFLPIVASNSLAKMLARKATGQVDGFVIEGPTAGGHNAPPRGEPRFNERGEPIYSENDKVDLAKIKELGLPFWVAGGTGHPERLIEARKDGAAGVQVGTLFAFCDESGLAEPIKRSVLAHAARGEVDVRTKPRVSPTGFPIKVVEWAENPAVGATRERICDMGYLRVAFMTADGKVDYRCPSEPEAAYVKKGGKLEDTIDRQCLCNALLSVIGHPQINPNGTEEPPIVTSGDDLATIGGFLGGRTSYTAADVVAYLLSGRCEA
- a CDS encoding transposase, yielding MPRIARIVAPGHPYHITQRGNYRQAVFRNDEDRSRYLSWVNEYSRKFHLSIWAYCLMDNHVHFIVQPQEEASLAKVFSVAHMRYAQYFNKERKASGHLWQGRFYSCLLDEPYLMAAMRYVERNPVRARMVNRPWQWKWSSAAAHIGGTSEMVDVIEIKESVGVSMESWREHIDLDDNAPDVETIRRHTMTGRPLGRDGFIGELSRKLGRVISVSHRGRPRKGLTK
- the thiI gene encoding tRNA uracil 4-sulfurtransferase ThiI, producing the protein MKRTGGASARPPARGALIHYHEIALKGKNRSFFLKQLEANILLATRDLDCGPLKRLAGRLFLEMREETSWEVLRQRLSRVFGIANFAPAVMMAPDLELLAQRIEEEVSSRSFHSFRVAARRAFKTFPQTSQEINEIIGARVQRICGARVDLTNPELTIYIEILPAEAFVYFDKLLGPGGLPVGTSGTVACLLSGGIDSPVAAYRMMKRGCRVVFVHFHSQPFADRTSQEKAIELARLLTRYQFASRLYLAPFGELQQEVVSHVTGRMRIVVYRRLMLRIAEQIARKEGAQALVTGESLGQVASQTIENIATIEQASTLPILRPLIGMDKDEITQQAQQIGSYEVSIIPDQDCCSMFLPRQVATHTTHREAELAERPLDLERLVAQAHSAAYSLELSFPG
- a CDS encoding c-type cytochrome is translated as MVRKATVQVVLLTALVVGCAGAWTAVPATAEPKAPEKFTTFCVPCHGSAGDGNGPAAAFLNPKPRNLTDGKYMNVRTDAQLINVIKNGSASEKFSPLMSGFGGVLNDMEIKDIVAYIRLLAVPKYQSEK
- a CDS encoding branched-chain amino acid transaminase, with the protein product MAHAYFKGQFVPLDQAKVSIQNNTFQYGTGIFEGIRAYWNPDERQLYLFRMVEHYVRLLRNCRVLKLNIVKDEKELSEITLELLRRNHPETDTYIRPIAYVDSDGIGPKFIGYSAGFAMYTLPLGDYIDVSKGIKVGFSSWRRINDNAIPARCKVTGGYVNSALAKTEALEHGYDEAIFLTEGGFISEGSAENIFLVRGGKLITPALSEDILEGITRETVIELAREELGIETIERPIGRTELYVADEAFLCGTGAQISPMIEVDKRPLGTGRIGPISAKIQALYFDVVKGKQKKYAHWLTPVY
- a CDS encoding UDP-glucuronic acid decarboxylase family protein → MSRALITGGVGFLGSHLCDRLIEEGHEVVCLDNLSTGRIDNVAHLGGHDAFRFIKQDVTEYLYIDGPLDYVLHFASPASPVDYQRLPIQTLKVGSLGTHKALGLAKAKGARFLLASTSEVYGDPLIHPQREEYWGNVNPIGPRGMYDEAKRFAEAMTMAYHRYHGLDTRIARIFNTYGPRMRPNDGRVVSNFINQALRDEPLTVYGDGLQTRSFCYVSDLVEGLYRLLMSDEVNPVNVGNPNEFTVIELAHMVLKSIGGQSAGSTALTTGIEICPLPLDDPRVRQPDIGLARAKLGWEPKVQIAEGLVLTIEYFRKQLEGSS
- a CDS encoding mannose-1-phosphate guanylyltransferase translates to MTTGGATSSNPHVFAVVLAGGKGERFWPLSTEAQPKAFLRLIGSESLLQATVRRVRLLLPWVQIVVVVEQKHGDLVREQLPELPVANLLLEPQGMDTAAAIGIASLHLERLDPEAVMIALPADHYVPDGEAFAAGVRRATELLASYSDWVVMFGIPPARPETGYGYLEVGEPLASPPGAFRVRRFLEKPDRQTAERLATDGYHYWNSGIFLWRNVAIQSLLARHMPEVWAGLCRIREAWGVQEALEREYSAFKKQSVDYGVLERMGEGVAMVRADFAWDDLGTWDALARVLPVDDDGNVIVGEVHLLDTTQSVIVSTGPRVATVGLSEMIVVASKDGVLVCPKERAQEVRKLAGGPR